The genomic interval GGCGGCCGCATCCGCCCCGAGGAAACCTTCGACCAACTCGTCAATCCTCGTCGACCGATCTCGCTCGATTCGGTGCGCGTGCACGGCATTCAGCCCGTCCTGCTTCAGGACAAGCCACCGATCGAAGAAGTGCTCCCGCGCTTCTATCGCTTTGCCCGGGATACCGTGCTGGTGGGCCACAACGTGGCTTTCGATCTGAAATTCATCCGTCAAAAAGAAAAAGCACTGGGCCTGCACTTCGACCAGCCGGTGCTCGATACGATGTTGCTGGCGGCCGTGGTCGATCCGGAACGTCAGCATTACGGATTGGATGAGCTGGCTGCGGCTTTCGGAATCGAACCGGTGGGGCGACACTCGGCCCTGGGCGACGCGCTGATTACGGCCGAGCTGCTCCTGCGTCTGCTGCCCCTGCTTGAGCAGCGCGGCATCCACACCCTGCGCCAGGCCCGCGAGGCGATCCAGCAGTCCCGACCGGCCCGCAACCGCTACGGGCGCATCTCCTGAAGCGGCGGGGCCGGTGCGCTCCAGTTCGGCACCGCGCCCGCTTCCCGATCCTGCAAAATGCGGCGCATCAGTTCATCCGTGACGTTTGCGTAGTCCCGGGCTCCACGTGAGTAGGGTTCGCGCGTGAATACGGTGGACCCGTCCTCGTAGGAGCGGGCCAGCGAGGCGCTGGTGCGGATGACCGCTTCCAGGACGCGATCGCCATAACGGCGGCGCATGTAACGACGGTAGAGCTGATGGGCACGTTTGCGGGCATCCACCTGGGTAAACAGGAAAAGCGGGGGGAAAAGCGTCGGGTTGAGTTTCTCACGTACTAGGTGCACCGTCTGGGCCGTCTGCTCGGCACCGAGCACCGGCTGATACTCGGGCGTCACGGGCACGAGCACGTGTTGGCTGGCCACCAGCGCATTCAGACTGTAGACGGTAATGGCGGCGGCTGTATCGAAAATAACCACGTCATAGTCCAGCCCGCTCTGCTCGAGCGCCTCCTTGGCCCAGAGCACATCCGTGGGGCGATTGAGCTGGCGCATCACACGCGTCATCGCCGTCGAGGAAGGCAGCAGATCGAATCCCCCCACTGTATGCCGGCGTACCTCGCGCAGCGAACGCGCTGGATCGAACAGGGCCAGCACCGAATGCTCCTCAGGGGGCTCGGGCACGCCCATAACCCGGGTCAGAAACCCCTGCGGATCCAGATCGATAACCAGCACCCGGTGGCCACTGAGCCCGAGTGCCGCTGCGATGTGGATGGCCGTCGTGGTCTTACCGGTGCCGCCCTTGTGGTTGCAGACGGTCAGAGTAATCATGCGCAACCGGTTTGCTGACCTCGTTTAAGGTATGCAAGTTAGCTTGCAGGCCCGCCCCTGTCAAATCCTGCGCCACCATTTCTGGACGCCGGCCGTGCTGAGCGGCCTGCTGCTGGGCCTGAGCTTTCCACCGGTGCCGCTACCGGGGCTGGTTCTGACCGCGCTGGTGCCCCTGTTGCTTGCGCTGGAGCAGACGCACACCCCGCTGCAGGCCCTGCTGGCCGGCGTGGCGGCCACGCTGCTCTGGGTCGGGCTGACGCTGCACTGGGCGCTGCGCCACGCGGTGCCCACGGCAGCTTTTGCCTCGTCGGTGGGCCTGCTGTGCCTGACGCTGCTCATGGCGGTGCCGGCGGTCATCGCCAGGGCGGTGCAGCTTCGCCGGGGACGGGCAGCCGCGCTGGCCGCGTTTGTGCTGAGCTGGATGGCACTCGAAGCGCTGCTCACCTACGGCCCGCTCCCCTTTCCCTGGTTGCAACTCGGCTATGCTACGCTGCCGCTGTCGTTCTTTCGGGGACTGATCGCTACGCTGGGCGCACCGGGCCTCTCGCTCTGGGTGCTGGGCACCAACGTACTGACCTATGCGCTACTCCGCCAGCGCAATCTAATGACAAGCCTGCTGCTGGCGAGCTGGCTGTTGCTACCGCTCGGCTTTCCCGAACCGGCATCAGATCCAGAACTCCGCACAGTACCCGTGCTGGTCGTGCAACATGGCGTACCGGCCGCCACGTGGGACCGCATGGACGGCCTGGAGCGCCTCGCGCACCTGTTGACGTTGACCGAGACGGCGCTGGACACGGCCCGTCTGCGCCCAGCCCTGATCCTATGGCCCGAAACGGCCCTGCCCGACACCTCGGTGCTTTTTCGCCTCCGCGCGTGGGTCGCTCACCGGCGGATTCCCCTGCTGACGGGAGCCGTCGTACCCGCCGACGGTCCGGGATCTACGCGCTTTGCCTACACGAACAGTGCATTGCTGCTGCAACCGGACCGTCCCCTCGGCCGATACGACAAGCAACGGCTGGTGCCCTTTGCCGAACAGGTCCCGCTCGTCGAGACTTTTCCGGCGCTGCAGGTGCTGGCCGTACCGGCCGGAGGGGTGGCCGGCTACCGCTCCGGCCGAACCCCCGCCCGCTTTGCGGTCGGCCCCCTGCGCCCCGGCGTACTCATCTGCTTCGAGAGCTTTTTCGGGAACCTGGCCCGACGCTCGGCCGAAGAAGGGGCGAACCTGCTGGTGGTGCTCACGCAGGACGGCTGGTGGGGACGCGGCCCGGTCTATCGACAGCACCTGCAGGCCGCGCGTCTGCGCGCCATCGAAACGGGCCGCGCCGTCGTGCAGGTCGGCGCCGACGGACTGTCGGCCCTGGTGCTGCCCTCCGGACGGATCGCTCAGGAGCTGCCGCCCCGGCGGGCCGCGATGCGCCTGTTCCTGGCACCGTTACACGAAGCGCCTACGCCCGCCGTGCGGCTCGGCGACCTCCTGACACCCACCGTCCTGCTGAGTCTTCTCCTGCTGCTGGGCTGGACCTTCCTGAAACGATGAAACTGCGCGTACCGCTGATTCTGGCCTCCCGCTCGCCCCGGCGCCGCAAGCTGCTGGCGCAGCTCGGGCTGGACTTCGAAGTGCATCCGAGCGATCTCGACGAGAACGCCACGAACCACCGGTTGCCGGAGCAACTGGTCGAGCAACTGGCGCTGGAAAAGGCACGCGCCGTGGCCGCCCGCTTTCCCGAGGCGCTCACGCTGGGCGCCGATACGATTGTCGTGCTCGACGGCGACGTGCTCAATAAACCCGCCGACGAAGCCGAAGCCCGCGCCATGCTGCGCCGCCTGAGCGGCCGCACGCACACGGTCTACACCGGCGTGGCGCTGGTGCATCCGGCCAGCCAGCGCGAAGTCGTCGACTACGAGGCCACGCAGGTCACCTTCGCCCCGCTGACCGACGCCGAAATCGACGCCTACGTCGCCACCGGCTCACCGCTCGACAAGGCCGGCGCCTACGGCATCCAGGACGACTACGGCGCTGTCTTCATCCGCCGCATCGAGGGCGACTACTACAACGTGGTGGGGCTCCCGCTGCACCGCCTCTACCGCATGCTTCGCAACCATTTTGCCGACCTGATCGAGGACTGACACATGCCCTCAGCGATCCGGGTGCTTCTGATTCAGGCCCGCCGCCTTCCGGAAATCGAGCGGCAAGAACAGCAATGCTTTCTGGAATGCGGCCGCCTGCGCCCCGACCAGCTCCGCTGCGTGAACGTCACGCGCGACGCGCTCCAGCCGAATTTGCTCGACGGCATCGACGCGGTGCTGCTCGGCGGCTCCGGCGAGTTTTCCGCCACCGAGCGCTATCCCTGGACCGAATCGCTTCAGACGCTCCTTCTGGGAGCGGCCGATCGCAACCTGCCGATGTTCGGCTCCTGCTGGGGCCATCAAACGTTGGCCGTCACCTTCGGCAGCGAAGTGCGACGCGACCCGGACCAGGCCGAATTCGGCTCCGGTGAAGTGACGCTGACCGAAGCCGGTCGTCACGATCCCGTCTTTCGATACCTGCCCGCCCGCTTCCGCGTC from Rhodothermus marinus carries:
- a CDS encoding ParA family protein, with amino-acid sequence MITLTVCNHKGGTGKTTTAIHIAAALGLSGHRVLVIDLDPQGFLTRVMGVPEPPEEHSVLALFDPARSLREVRRHTVGGFDLLPSSTAMTRVMRQLNRPTDVLWAKEALEQSGLDYDVVIFDTAAAITVYSLNALVASQHVLVPVTPEYQPVLGAEQTAQTVHLVREKLNPTLFPPLFLFTQVDARKRAHQLYRRYMRRRYGDRVLEAVIRTSASLARSYEDGSTVFTREPYSRGARDYANVTDELMRRILQDREAGAVPNWSAPAPPLQEMRP
- the lnt gene encoding apolipoprotein N-acyltransferase; translated protein: MQVSLQARPCQILRHHFWTPAVLSGLLLGLSFPPVPLPGLVLTALVPLLLALEQTHTPLQALLAGVAATLLWVGLTLHWALRHAVPTAAFASSVGLLCLTLLMAVPAVIARAVQLRRGRAAALAAFVLSWMALEALLTYGPLPFPWLQLGYATLPLSFFRGLIATLGAPGLSLWVLGTNVLTYALLRQRNLMTSLLLASWLLLPLGFPEPASDPELRTVPVLVVQHGVPAATWDRMDGLERLAHLLTLTETALDTARLRPALILWPETALPDTSVLFRLRAWVAHRRIPLLTGAVVPADGPGSTRFAYTNSALLLQPDRPLGRYDKQRLVPFAEQVPLVETFPALQVLAVPAGGVAGYRSGRTPARFAVGPLRPGVLICFESFFGNLARRSAEEGANLLVVLTQDGWWGRGPVYRQHLQAARLRAIETGRAVVQVGADGLSALVLPSGRIAQELPPRRAAMRLFLAPLHEAPTPAVRLGDLLTPTVLLSLLLLLGWTFLKR
- a CDS encoding Maf family protein — encoded protein: MKLRVPLILASRSPRRRKLLAQLGLDFEVHPSDLDENATNHRLPEQLVEQLALEKARAVAARFPEALTLGADTIVVLDGDVLNKPADEAEARAMLRRLSGRTHTVYTGVALVHPASQREVVDYEATQVTFAPLTDAEIDAYVATGSPLDKAGAYGIQDDYGAVFIRRIEGDYYNVVGLPLHRLYRMLRNHFADLIED
- a CDS encoding type 1 glutamine amidotransferase, whose product is MPSAIRVLLIQARRLPEIERQEQQCFLECGRLRPDQLRCVNVTRDALQPNLLDGIDAVLLGGSGEFSATERYPWTESLQTLLLGAADRNLPMFGSCWGHQTLAVTFGSEVRRDPDQAEFGSGEVTLTEAGRHDPVFRYLPARFRVNMGHRDRVVALPPGGIELARNAQPFQAFRLADRPIYGTQFHSELNARRLRERLQAYRDLYIDVLGPEGFRQAMQAATTPEADELVYRFLCTYTAHR